Proteins from one Candidatus Nitrospira nitrificans genomic window:
- a CDS encoding aromatic ring-hydroxylating oxygenase subunit alpha produces the protein MLEGFWYIAGESAAIRTGRPFASVLCNQPLALFRDGQGRVHALEDRCPHKGVPLSSARQEGDSLRCPFHGWRFIASGECIEVPAIGKVPHPSSASACVKIFPAEEQDGWVWVYMGNEQCPKPSSPPPSLPVPADGSPMVSVRESAEAKVRWDFAADSLMDPAHVPFVHNKYFRRREAAKKKEKVFTRLPLGFRTISQNVVLPDTFIFRALSPKLGSATTTVDFVLPGIHLERWEIGKRFASVMLVATPLTDERSRFDICVGWNFLRGLPVGWPVRRTLRTILCQDREVLELQERGFGRKGSMLLNLESDTLAVWYRRLKKYRLDQLAGVPDPQHPVPEKTTLSWTT, from the coding sequence ATGCTCGAAGGTTTCTGGTACATTGCCGGGGAAAGCGCCGCGATCAGGACCGGACGGCCCTTCGCATCGGTTCTCTGCAACCAGCCGTTGGCGCTGTTTCGGGATGGGCAGGGTCGTGTGCATGCGTTGGAAGATCGCTGTCCTCACAAGGGCGTGCCGCTCTCGTCGGCGCGGCAGGAAGGGGATTCGTTGCGATGCCCTTTTCACGGGTGGCGCTTCATCGCTTCCGGCGAGTGTATCGAAGTACCGGCCATCGGCAAGGTCCCACATCCGTCGTCGGCCTCGGCCTGCGTGAAGATCTTTCCGGCGGAGGAACAGGACGGGTGGGTCTGGGTCTATATGGGCAACGAGCAGTGCCCGAAACCTTCGTCGCCACCACCGTCGTTGCCGGTTCCGGCCGACGGCAGTCCGATGGTTTCCGTGCGCGAGTCCGCCGAGGCGAAAGTCCGGTGGGATTTCGCGGCGGATAGTCTTATGGATCCCGCCCATGTCCCGTTCGTGCATAACAAATATTTCCGACGGCGCGAGGCAGCCAAGAAAAAGGAAAAAGTGTTCACGCGGCTGCCGTTGGGGTTTCGCACGATCTCGCAGAATGTCGTGCTGCCGGACACATTTATCTTTCGCGCCTTGTCTCCGAAGCTGGGATCAGCCACGACCACGGTCGATTTCGTGCTGCCCGGCATCCATCTGGAACGGTGGGAGATCGGCAAACGGTTCGCGTCCGTCATGTTGGTTGCCACACCGCTCACTGATGAGCGAAGCCGGTTCGACATCTGCGTCGGGTGGAACTTTTTGCGCGGGCTCCCCGTGGGATGGCCGGTCCGCCGGACCTTGAGGACCATTCTGTGCCAGGACCGGGAAGTTCTGGAATTGCAGGAGCGTGGGTTCGGTCGGAAGGGAAGTATGCTGTTGAACTTGGAATCGGACACATTGGCCGTCTGGTATCGGCGGCTGAAGAAATACCGTTTGGATCAATTGGCCGGTGTGCCGGACCCACAACATCCGGTTCCTGAGAAGACCACCCTCAGCTGGACCACGTGA
- a CDS encoding response regulator transcription factor has translation MTKEKAAVLLIVEDDREMRSLLCDEFCGTGYQLREARNGDEAFLAVLQSVPDLILTDLRMPAGGDDYISRLRTVAPTCPIVVITGFGDPALKARVFKAGANAYFDKPVRVAELKACVQQLLDHSSGADS, from the coding sequence ATGACGAAGGAAAAGGCCGCTGTGTTGCTGATCGTTGAGGATGACCGCGAAATGCGCAGTCTGCTCTGCGATGAATTTTGCGGAACCGGGTATCAGCTGCGCGAAGCGCGGAATGGGGACGAAGCATTTCTGGCCGTGCTGCAGTCCGTGCCGGATCTGATTTTAACCGATCTGCGGATGCCGGCGGGAGGAGATGATTACATCAGCCGGTTGCGGACCGTGGCGCCCACATGTCCGATCGTCGTCATCACGGGATTCGGCGATCCGGCATTGAAAGCCCGGGTATTCAAAGCCGGAGCGAACGCGTACTTCGACAAACCCGTCCGTGTTGCCGAGCTGAAGGCTTGTGTGCAACAATTACTCGACCACAGCTCCGGAGCCGATAGCTGA
- a CDS encoding HalD/BesD family halogenase has translation MPRVSPAADIESNLVEAVGGMDRSLLHQAYWDQNEFLLLEQFIPPSVIEPCLCEIEQLSGEVHRNYVPGHKQGGSVSFYSIQEKAPTILALYRSLVLRTFFSRLVDAPLMLCPEDDPHACALYYYTKPGDHIGFHYDTSYYRGARYTVLIGLVEQSEHCRLVARVHKGKAPTEISETRIPMEPGTMVVFNGDKLWHAVTPLGARERRVILTLQYVTDQRMGPLKILFSNMKDAFAYFGPAALMHRPKAKPPSINDRAMIRSDMVTDHPTLQFLAGAWSASHNRDS, from the coding sequence ATGCCGAGGGTCAGCCCAGCGGCCGACATAGAAAGCAATCTTGTCGAAGCTGTCGGGGGGATGGATCGATCTCTCCTCCACCAAGCCTATTGGGATCAAAACGAGTTCCTGTTGTTGGAACAGTTTATCCCGCCGTCGGTGATCGAGCCCTGCCTCTGCGAGATCGAACAGCTCAGCGGCGAAGTCCATCGCAATTATGTGCCGGGCCACAAACAGGGAGGAAGCGTCAGTTTTTACAGCATCCAGGAGAAGGCGCCGACGATACTTGCCTTGTATCGGTCGCTTGTGCTTCGCACGTTCTTCAGCCGACTGGTCGACGCTCCCCTCATGCTCTGTCCCGAAGACGATCCGCATGCCTGTGCCTTGTATTACTACACCAAGCCGGGCGATCACATCGGCTTTCACTATGACACGTCCTATTACAGGGGCGCCCGCTATACGGTCCTCATCGGATTAGTGGAGCAATCCGAGCACTGTCGCCTGGTGGCGCGGGTGCATAAGGGCAAGGCTCCCACCGAGATCAGCGAAACCCGCATTCCCATGGAGCCGGGCACGATGGTGGTGTTCAACGGGGACAAACTCTGGCACGCCGTCACCCCGCTTGGCGCTCGCGAACGGCGGGTGATCTTGACTCTGCAATACGTGACGGATCAGCGGATGGGGCCGCTGAAAATATTGTTCTCCAACATGAAGGATGCGTTCGCCTACTTTGGCCCCGCCGCACTGATGCACCGGCCCAAGGCGAAGCCGCCATCGATCAACGACCGCGCGATGATCCGGTCCGACATGGTGACCGATCATCCGACGCTGCAATTTCTCGCGGGAGCATGGAGTGCGTCTCACAATCGCGATTCCTGA
- a CDS encoding formylglycine-generating enzyme family protein, with amino-acid sequence MILPVQKAMLQRRPLFGMVLLIFLGFSLSPTAGTATEESLYDRIAAFAHGGGMITIPEGRFFMGTARTRQTSFSLEFPYDDTEQPQRHVWLDRFEIDRHEVSLGEFLLWLQRQQRPLSSDLRKLLDHMTTVHALSPDTLARWPALYVVWAEASDFCRAQDKRLPTEAEWEKAARGDKGNLFPWGHRPPAQGLAMFGQYHVHEIPIVAPVESGEEGGSPYGLHHMAGNAAEWVEDWFGIDYYATMPDRNPRGSGQGRYKVVRGGSWKSSPVMLRTATRSGASPEQRAATIGFRCARSKP; translated from the coding sequence GTGATCTTGCCGGTACAGAAAGCCATGCTCCAGCGTCGGCCTCTCTTCGGCATGGTTCTGCTGATATTTCTGGGATTCTCGCTAAGCCCGACGGCCGGAACGGCAACAGAGGAATCGCTGTACGACCGCATTGCCGCGTTTGCTCATGGGGGGGGCATGATCACCATCCCCGAAGGGCGCTTCTTCATGGGAACCGCCAGGACTCGCCAGACTTCGTTCAGCCTTGAGTTTCCTTACGATGACACCGAACAGCCGCAGCGCCATGTGTGGCTTGACCGGTTTGAGATCGATCGCCATGAAGTCAGCCTCGGTGAATTCCTACTTTGGTTACAGCGGCAGCAACGTCCCCTTTCCAGTGATTTGCGCAAACTACTCGACCACATGACGACCGTCCATGCCCTGTCGCCGGACACCCTCGCCCGTTGGCCGGCGCTCTACGTCGTCTGGGCCGAGGCCTCGGACTTTTGTCGCGCACAGGACAAGCGCCTCCCGACCGAAGCCGAGTGGGAAAAGGCCGCGCGGGGAGACAAGGGCAACCTCTTTCCCTGGGGGCACAGACCTCCCGCTCAAGGGTTGGCCATGTTTGGGCAGTACCATGTTCATGAGATCCCTATTGTGGCTCCGGTCGAGAGCGGCGAAGAAGGCGGAAGCCCCTACGGCCTGCATCACATGGCCGGCAATGCCGCGGAGTGGGTCGAAGACTGGTTCGGAATCGATTATTATGCGACGATGCCGGACCGCAATCCACGGGGCTCTGGTCAAGGCCGCTACAAGGTGGTGCGGGGTGGATCGTGGAAAAGCTCGCCTGTGATGCTGAGAACCGCGACACGAAGCGGCGCCTCGCCGGAACAGCGGGCGGCAACGATCGGGTTTCGCTGCGCGCGGTCGAAACCATAA
- a CDS encoding CopD family protein has protein sequence MYSTLVVLHILAAVSWVGGMIFLSVVLAPLVRGRKAAPEFMALFRSAALRFRPMVWVAIAVLLATGPMLLSLRGIEITKPVSWPAIVTVKLTLVALLLFLTLLHDLVFGPRVSRVSAIPDSRRTAGEQIVFKTARWLPRLSLLIALVVLVAAAMLARS, from the coding sequence ATGTATTCCACCCTGGTCGTCCTGCATATTCTTGCCGCGGTGAGTTGGGTCGGCGGCATGATCTTTCTCTCCGTGGTCTTGGCGCCTCTGGTCAGGGGACGGAAGGCGGCGCCGGAATTCATGGCGCTGTTTCGATCCGCCGCGCTACGATTTCGTCCCATGGTGTGGGTTGCCATCGCGGTATTGCTCGCCACCGGCCCGATGTTGTTGTCTCTGCGCGGCATCGAGATCACGAAGCCGGTTTCGTGGCCGGCGATTGTGACCGTAAAGTTGACGCTGGTCGCCCTGTTGTTGTTCCTGACTCTACTTCATGATCTTGTCTTCGGTCCTCGGGTCAGTCGGGTCAGCGCCATACCGGATTCCCGGCGAACGGCGGGAGAGCAGATAGTCTTCAAGACCGCGCGCTGGCTGCCGCGTCTTTCGCTGCTCATCGCGCTGGTCGTCCTGGTCGCGGCGGCGATGCTGGCACGGTCGTAA
- a CDS encoding chlorite dismutase family protein gives MSIPEQAPAPTAPARQYVNFVFYQVAPAWRRLPEDTRVQGKQEFLKAVEDYAGKVLVVPYSTIGIRGDCDFMLWRISYDLDLFQDMSAKILASGLGQYLSTPYSYLAMTKRSVYVDHHSHAGQEGKRLTVVPGKSKYNFVYPFVKTREWFLLTRAARQGMMDEHIEVGHRFPSVKLNTTYSFGLDDQEWVVAFESDKPEDFLELVMALRETEGSRYTLRDTPIFTCIRKSLKETLDTLGG, from the coding sequence ATGTCCATCCCTGAACAAGCCCCGGCGCCCACGGCACCCGCACGCCAGTATGTCAATTTTGTGTTTTATCAGGTTGCCCCGGCGTGGCGGCGGTTACCGGAGGATACGCGTGTTCAGGGCAAACAGGAGTTTCTGAAGGCCGTGGAGGACTACGCCGGCAAGGTCCTCGTAGTGCCCTATTCCACCATCGGCATCCGGGGGGACTGCGACTTTATGCTCTGGCGCATCAGCTATGACCTGGACCTCTTCCAAGACATGAGCGCCAAGATTCTGGCCTCCGGCCTCGGGCAGTATCTCTCTACCCCCTATTCTTACTTGGCGATGACCAAGCGGTCCGTCTATGTCGACCACCATTCACACGCGGGGCAGGAAGGGAAACGGCTGACGGTGGTGCCGGGAAAAAGCAAATATAACTTCGTGTATCCGTTTGTGAAGACGCGCGAATGGTTTCTGCTCACAAGGGCGGCGCGACAGGGCATGATGGATGAACATATCGAAGTGGGGCATCGATTTCCGTCGGTGAAACTGAACACGACGTATTCGTTTGGATTGGACGATCAGGAATGGGTGGTGGCATTTGAAAGTGATAAGCCGGAAGACTTTCTGGAGCTCGTGATGGCGCTACGCGAAACCGAGGGCTCACGCTACACCCTGCGCGATACGCCGATTTTCACCTGCATCCGCAAGAGTCTCAAGGAAACGCTCGATACGCTCGGCGGCTGA
- a CDS encoding PAS domain S-box protein encodes MKDVDRLVMRTVSWMIPLLTVGIFVLDLLTPVGVAVSILYLVPLLLTYPSLRPRDPLYVSAVATVFIWVDVLLKPAGLPIPYALFNRTLSMMVIWIIAIGLIRYKQTQHELKSALIEQAHAEGLMMEAQAARHHADREAVRATVGREAAEEQLLVSQLRLEGIIESTMDAIITVDEDQRVVLFNRAAEQMFGSSVRDAIGQPLDRFLPARFRDAHRHHVHDFGQGGVTSRKMGKLGTVMGLRSNGDEFPIEAAISHIAVERKTYYTVILRDITERKRAEDSHQESQRQLATLISNLPGFVYRSRNDRNRTLEYLSEGVSNLTGYSVEEYLARQTISYGENTHPGDCERIWQEVQAAVEQHHPFEMIYRVLTKSGEVKWVWERGEGIYAQDGSLNYVEGFVTDITERKRAEHLLRQSEERYRRLITISPYAILVHRGDHIIFANDQAIKLFGAVKAEEILEKSPMDLFHPDYHVVIRERIHELLEGRAQVPMLEEQIMTLDGRAVEVEVSTARFVDEEGPAILAMLRDISERKRLQEQLRKTERIAELGTLASGMAHEIGTPMNVILGRAEYLMDRVTEEPVKKGLQTIVTQVERITKVMNQLLTFARRKAPERCPLDLRGTIEAGMDLFQERLARSQIQVELTLADDCPMALADPDQMSQVFINLVMNAVHAMPDGGTLRIGLAPEKQMVKLTIADTGHGIPQDVVEKVFEPFFTTKEFGQGTGLGLTVVQGIIEEHQGSITVESEEENGTTFTILIPQADSRSLPPVASRNS; translated from the coding sequence ATGAAGGATGTCGACCGTCTTGTCATGCGCACGGTGTCTTGGATGATCCCGCTCCTGACGGTAGGAATTTTTGTCCTAGACCTGTTGACGCCGGTCGGCGTGGCGGTGTCGATTTTATATCTCGTTCCACTGCTGCTGACGTATCCATCTCTCCGCCCCAGGGATCCGCTCTACGTCTCTGCTGTAGCCACGGTGTTCATCTGGGTTGACGTGCTGCTGAAGCCGGCCGGACTTCCGATTCCCTACGCCTTGTTTAACCGCACGTTAAGCATGATGGTCATCTGGATCATCGCGATAGGGTTGATTCGGTATAAACAGACTCAGCACGAGTTGAAATCTGCACTGATTGAGCAGGCCCATGCCGAAGGTCTGATGATGGAAGCGCAAGCGGCGCGTCATCACGCGGATCGGGAAGCGGTGCGTGCCACGGTCGGCCGCGAAGCGGCTGAAGAGCAGCTCCTCGTCAGCCAGCTCAGGCTGGAGGGCATCATCGAATCCACGATGGATGCGATCATCACCGTGGACGAGGATCAACGCGTCGTGTTGTTCAACCGCGCGGCCGAGCAGATGTTCGGTTCCTCCGTTCGAGACGCCATTGGGCAACCGCTTGATCGATTCTTGCCCGCGCGCTTCCGAGACGCCCATCGTCATCATGTCCACGATTTCGGGCAAGGGGGTGTCACGAGCCGGAAGATGGGCAAACTCGGCACAGTCATGGGGCTCCGCTCGAACGGAGACGAGTTTCCGATCGAAGCCGCGATCTCGCATATCGCTGTGGAGAGGAAGACCTACTATACCGTCATTCTCCGGGACATCACCGAACGAAAACGAGCCGAAGACTCCCACCAGGAGAGCCAGCGGCAACTCGCCACCTTGATCAGCAATCTTCCCGGCTTCGTCTATCGGAGTCGAAATGACCGGAACCGAACACTCGAGTATCTGAGTGAGGGAGTGTCGAATTTGACCGGATATTCCGTCGAGGAATATCTCGCGCGGCAAACGATCTCGTATGGAGAAAATACCCATCCAGGGGACTGTGAGCGTATCTGGCAAGAGGTTCAGGCGGCCGTGGAGCAGCATCACCCATTCGAGATGATCTACCGAGTCCTGACCAAATCGGGCGAAGTCAAATGGGTCTGGGAGCGGGGGGAAGGCATTTACGCTCAGGACGGCTCACTCAATTATGTGGAAGGGTTCGTCACCGACATCACCGAACGGAAGCGAGCCGAACATTTGCTGCGGCAAAGCGAAGAACGCTACCGGCGCTTGATCACCATTTCGCCCTATGCGATCTTGGTGCACCGAGGCGACCACATCATCTTTGCCAATGATCAAGCCATCAAGTTGTTCGGAGCGGTGAAGGCCGAGGAGATCCTCGAAAAGTCACCGATGGATCTGTTCCATCCTGATTATCACGTCGTCATTCGAGAGCGAATCCATGAACTGCTTGAAGGCCGGGCGCAAGTGCCCATGCTCGAGGAACAAATCATGACGCTCGATGGGAGAGCGGTTGAAGTCGAGGTCAGCACGGCGCGGTTCGTGGATGAGGAAGGTCCGGCTATCTTGGCCATGCTCCGGGACATCAGCGAGCGGAAACGATTGCAGGAACAATTGCGTAAGACCGAGCGGATCGCCGAACTCGGCACACTGGCCTCCGGCATGGCCCACGAGATCGGGACGCCGATGAACGTCATTCTCGGCCGTGCCGAATATCTGATGGACCGTGTGACGGAAGAGCCGGTGAAAAAAGGGCTTCAAACCATTGTCACGCAGGTTGAGCGGATTACGAAGGTGATGAATCAGTTGCTGACGTTCGCGCGACGTAAAGCCCCGGAGCGGTGCCCCTTGGACCTCCGAGGAACTATAGAAGCCGGCATGGATTTGTTTCAGGAACGTCTCGCGCGAAGCCAGATCCAGGTGGAGCTGACGTTGGCCGACGACTGTCCGATGGCGCTGGCAGATCCGGATCAGATGAGCCAGGTTTTCATCAATCTCGTGATGAACGCCGTGCATGCCATGCCGGACGGCGGCACGCTACGGATCGGCCTGGCGCCGGAAAAACAGATGGTGAAACTTACGATAGCCGATACGGGCCATGGTATTCCACAGGATGTGGTCGAGAAAGTCTTCGAGCCGTTCTTCACGACGAAAGAATTCGGTCAAGGGACAGGATTGGGGCTGACCGTGGTCCAGGGCATCATCGAGGAACATCAAGGCTCCATCACCGTTGAGAGTGAAGAAGAGAACGGCACGACGTTTACGATCCTGATTCCGCAAGCTGACAGCCGATCTCTCCCTCCTGTAGCATCCCGCAACAGCTGA
- a CDS encoding carboxypeptidase regulatory-like domain-containing protein: MTRLIRRGLYVAVCVYMVLALGWQTEGWAYESGTVTEGAVVRGKVTFTGVVPAPKEFELRRFPDREFCGTVSDGNGHRLLHEVTVGPDGGLKDVVIVVENVPHGKPFAFTDAEVEASLCQFLPFVTVVSDKRRITVFNRDPVSHDIQGYAYDQAGVDIVLHRPALHVSGTTDVVQLVKGRKVFTMQCGMHPYMQNWGYAIDNPYYAVTDLNGSFTIGDLPAGTYHIKAWHPILGSQEREMTVQPNGTATLDLVFKAH, translated from the coding sequence GTGACACGATTAATTAGAAGAGGGCTCTATGTGGCGGTCTGCGTATATATGGTCCTGGCCTTGGGGTGGCAAACGGAGGGCTGGGCCTATGAGTCTGGAACGGTGACGGAGGGAGCCGTGGTGCGGGGGAAGGTCACGTTCACCGGCGTCGTGCCGGCCCCGAAGGAATTTGAGTTGCGCCGCTTCCCGGACCGCGAGTTTTGCGGGACCGTGTCGGATGGCAATGGGCATCGGCTCTTGCACGAAGTCACGGTCGGACCAGACGGTGGGCTCAAGGATGTGGTGATCGTCGTGGAAAACGTGCCGCACGGCAAGCCCTTTGCCTTCACCGATGCCGAAGTGGAAGCGAGTCTCTGCCAGTTCCTGCCCTTCGTCACGGTGGTCAGCGACAAGCGCCGCATTACGGTGTTTAATCGGGATCCGGTGTCGCACGACATTCAAGGCTATGCATATGACCAAGCCGGCGTCGATATCGTCCTCCATCGGCCCGCGCTGCACGTGAGCGGGACCACTGATGTCGTACAGCTGGTCAAAGGGCGGAAAGTGTTTACCATGCAGTGCGGCATGCACCCCTACATGCAGAACTGGGGCTATGCGATCGACAATCCCTATTATGCCGTGACCGATCTCAACGGCTCGTTTACGATCGGTGATCTCCCGGCCGGGACCTATCACATCAAGGCCTGGCATCCGATCCTCGGCAGCCAAGAGCGGGAGATGACAGTGCAGCCGAACGGGACGGCCACTCTCGATCTCGTCTTCAAAGCGCACTAG
- a CDS encoding sigma-54 interaction domain-containing protein → MVDSERLDGSPQTDPIIAARIEAIKQLAEGLSDRVAVMDPSFNVVYANEAAWAVDQTHTPRRPHAKCYEAFAHRTDPCGTCPAIKVFEAPEVQCVSCSSGGDGTACGMQQAFPLADAQGTVASMLVLFHPASKSHRRATPEDSIGQAGGDGLGDLIGRTPAMRQLFDMTRLVADSSATVLIQGESGTGKELLARMIHALSNRRDRPLVVVDCGSLPETLLESELFGHVKGAFTGAVANKRGLFEEADGGTIFLDEIADTTPTFQAKLLRVLQEGEIKPVGGTRSLKIHARVLSASNKDLAELVKAKTFRQDLYYRLAVLPLYLPALRERRDDIPLLVRHFVAASCARHHQPVRQVAERTMRALRDAPWPGNVRQLQHYVERAVVTTAGPWLVCDDLLDVDIADEHESLRSTSRGVVAQAERTRIVDALEKTAGNRLKAAKLLKISRASLYNKLRAYGIE, encoded by the coding sequence TTGGTTGACTCAGAACGCCTTGACGGATCACCGCAGACGGATCCCATCATTGCCGCGCGAATCGAAGCGATCAAGCAATTAGCAGAGGGGCTCTCCGACCGCGTGGCGGTGATGGACCCCTCATTCAACGTCGTCTACGCGAACGAGGCAGCCTGGGCTGTCGATCAGACTCACACACCTCGCCGGCCTCACGCCAAGTGCTATGAAGCATTTGCGCATCGGACCGATCCTTGCGGGACCTGCCCGGCCATAAAGGTATTTGAGGCGCCCGAAGTCCAGTGCGTGTCTTGTTCCAGCGGAGGAGACGGCACGGCCTGCGGGATGCAGCAAGCATTTCCCTTAGCGGATGCGCAGGGAACGGTGGCGTCGATGCTGGTGCTCTTTCATCCCGCCTCGAAGTCTCATCGTCGAGCAACGCCGGAGGATTCCATCGGTCAGGCGGGAGGCGATGGTCTCGGGGATTTGATCGGTCGAACTCCGGCCATGCGGCAGCTTTTCGACATGACTCGTCTTGTGGCGGACAGTTCGGCGACCGTCCTCATCCAAGGGGAGAGCGGGACGGGCAAAGAACTCCTGGCGAGAATGATTCATGCGCTCAGCAACCGGAGAGATCGGCCGCTCGTCGTCGTCGATTGCGGATCCCTGCCGGAGACACTGCTCGAAAGTGAATTGTTCGGGCACGTGAAGGGCGCCTTCACCGGGGCGGTCGCCAATAAGCGTGGGCTCTTCGAAGAAGCAGACGGCGGGACTATCTTCCTCGACGAGATCGCCGATACCACGCCGACCTTTCAAGCGAAGTTGCTCCGTGTCCTGCAAGAGGGCGAGATCAAGCCCGTGGGCGGAACCAGGTCGCTGAAGATCCATGCGCGGGTCCTCTCTGCTTCGAACAAGGATCTGGCCGAGCTGGTGAAGGCCAAGACGTTTCGGCAGGATCTTTACTATCGACTCGCCGTGTTGCCTCTCTATTTGCCGGCTCTCCGGGAACGGCGAGACGACATCCCGCTGTTGGTACGGCACTTCGTCGCTGCTTCGTGCGCTCGACATCATCAACCGGTTCGGCAGGTCGCCGAGCGCACGATGAGGGCGTTGCGCGACGCCCCGTGGCCGGGCAATGTCCGACAATTGCAGCATTACGTCGAACGGGCCGTGGTGACGACCGCCGGGCCGTGGCTTGTGTGTGATGATCTCCTAGACGTGGACATCGCTGACGAACACGAGAGTTTACGATCAACGTCGCGGGGGGTGGTTGCCCAGGCCGAGCGCACACGGATTGTCGACGCGCTGGAGAAGACCGCAGGAAACCGATTGAAGGCCGCCAAGTTGCTCAAGATCAGCCGCGCGAGTCTCTACAACAAGCTTCGTGCCTATGGCATCGAATAG